A region of the Candidatus Hydrogenedentota bacterium genome:
GCGTCTTCCAATCCCGGACTTCAAGCAGCGCCTTCGATTCCTTAACTCTCTTCATGGAGTGCCTCCAAAGGTGTGCACATACGCAAGGGCTTTACGTTAGCGGACTGGACCGTGTCGAGATAGATCCGCGGAATGTTCACGTTTGCCTCTTAGAAATGGACAGTGCGGGTTACGAAAATGCGGTTGCTATCGAGCGCTCTGCCGCCGTGATCGACGGTGTTGGGTGACGCGATGATGTAGTCGGGACGCGGCTTGATGCCGGGGATGCTCGGCAGGCCGTAGAAGGTCTCGCGCGCGTTCACCGTCACGGGGCCGCCCGCCGCAAGCCGCAGCGCAAGATCGACTCCCTCCGGCGGAAACACGTTGATGTCCACGTGCAATCCACGCTCTTCCGTGGCCAGGGTCTTGCTGAATAGCGACGCGCCGAGCACATTCGCATCCGACTGTACGCGCACTGCCATGCTCGCGGCTTTCGCGGGCGACGCAATATGCAGGGTGAGTTCGCGCACGGCGTTCGTCGTGACATCGGAGGCGATAGTCACTTGCGGACCTGGATACTCGGGCGCTATCGGCGCGGGCGCTTTCAACACAGGCTCGTTGCTAGACGCGAATTCGGAGTACTGCGCGCGCTGCGTGCCGGGCGGAAAGAACTGCGCGGTCCACTCGTCGGGTTCGCGATCCGGGCTGAGCCAGTACGCCTTGTTGGCATCGTAGTCGATCCCATACGACACGGAATCGAGCTTAGGGCGATCACGCGTGAAACTGCTGTTCATCACGCCTGCCGTCACCAAACCAATGGCCACCGCTGTGCTCAATGCGGGCAACCACCAGCGGTTCACGCGGCCCATAAGGTCCAATTGCGGGATCATCAAACCCAACACCAGCACCACGAATGCGGCAAATCCCGGAGCGCCCGCTATCATGACCGTCGCCGCGAACGACCGGTACATCGGGGTGAACAACAGCACCGCGGGCGCAGCAAAGAACGAGAGAAAAACGATCCAACCCGGACGGAGTTGGCCGCGTTTGGAGAACAAGAAGCACGCGAACGTACCGGCCGCGCTGATCGCCAGCGGCCACAGAGCCGCATAGCTGCCGCCAGGCAAATACAGGTTCAACACGAAGAGCAGGGCAATCCACCACACGTATGCGCCGGCAAGCAGACTCAGCGACGAAACCCACCGCGACAATGCCCCGTAGATCAGCGAGGCCACCGCAATACTTGCCGCGACGTAGGAAGTCGTATAGAGCGCGTTGTGATACAGCGGCGTCAGGTCCGGTATGCGCGTGAAGTTCTCCGTGTACAGGCGCGTCGCGATGTCCGGTCCCCAGACGTACGCGAGAATGCCGACGCACGCCGCCGCCGCAATCGCGGCGGTGATGGGCAACATGACAGCCCCTGCAATTGTGCCCGTGACGGAGATCTTGCGGGTCACGAGCCCGATTAGGAGCACAAGGCCAACGAACGCGGCCACCGCGAAGGCCAGCGGCTCGCCCCAGGACAACGGGTAGCGCGCGAGCCAATAGCCGAACACGTTGAAGTACGTTGCGTCGGGGGCCGTGATTGTACCGTCGAGCGGGATGCTGCCGAAGTGACGCGCGAGGTCGAGGCCGCACGAACCGTGTTGCTGCAACGTGGCGAGGTTGAGGTGCTCGGGCCGGTCGTTCGCTGTATGGTACCACGCGAAGTTGTCGATGAACGCGATGTCGCAGCCCTTCATGCCGTGGCGGCGCAATGCGTCGAAGTCGGAGGAGAACGGCAGCATCTTGTACACGTCGTACATGAACGACGACGCGCACAGGTACCGCATGCCGCGCATCAGTTCCGCGACAAGCCAGCCGTTCTGTTCGCTCGTGTCGAAGACGAGCGAATTGCCTTGCGTGCCGCGCGATTCGAGGTTGGTCATGAGGGCGACTTCGTTAAACCAGGGGTGGTTCGCGAACGCCTTCGCGCCGCGCAGTCCCACCTCCTCGCCGTCCGTGAACACGAAGACGATGTCGTTCTTCAGCGGCGGCGACGCTTTCAAGACATGCGCAATTTCCAACAGAGAGATGACCCCGGAACAATCGTCCGCCGCGCCGGGGCCGTACGGAGTCGAATCGTAGTGGGCCATCAAACCGAATGCCTTTGTGTTCCCCGTTCCGGGAATGCGCGCGAGAATGAAGTTGGACCGGCCCGCGCTTTGCCCTTCCGCGAAATACGTCGTGACCACTTGCGCATCAACCCCGAAGGACCGCAGCGTGTCGACGATGTACGCTTGCACGCGGTCATTCGCGGGCGACCCCGACGGATGCGGCTCCGTCGCGATCACGTAGTTGTGCTGAATCGCGCGCAACGCCGAGAATTCTGTTGCGGGGGCATCCGACGCCAACGGCGCGGGAGGCCGCAAGGCAATCAACGACGCCGCCCCCACCCCCACCAAAAACACCAACACGAACAACGACGTGAAGCGCGGCTTCCTCGCGAAATACTCCGCCTCGTCGATCCGCCGCGCCTCCTCCGGCGGAATCGTGAACACCCGGTAGCGGTCTTCGTGTTCGGTGGATGCCATCTGAAATCCCTTCCCGCATGCAGAGCCTGGAGCGTTGCAGCCATTCTACAACTGGGGAGGCGGGAGTCCAATGATGCCATTGAGAATGCAAACGCGGCCAGGTCCATCTTGTGGTCATTTCCTGACATTGCGCAGACGACGCCAGAAGCGCGAAGTAGCGCTCGGGGCACTTAAGTTTGCCGTGTGGGCAAATGAGAGTACTGCCGAAGCCGAGTTCTTTCTGTGGCAATTCTCTGCAACTTCTTGTGCGTGATTCAGGACTCAGGTTATGCGAGAATTGCAGTCAGACATTGCTAATACTCTAAAGGAGAAGCATTCAAACGCGAGGTAGTAAAGTGCCCAATGCTCAGCCTTAAGCCCACATACAAACGCTGGTGCGATCTCATTGCGCTGATTATGATCTCTCTACTTGTGTGTCTTGCGTTTGACCCCCTCGTTGTAAGACTAAGTGGATCTTTGGGATCACTACTCGCTCGCTGGAGCTGGATAGTGCAGTTCGGCTTGGTCGCTCTCTTCGCAGGGGCACTGTGGGCGATAATAATCCACTTAGGTGGATTCAGGCTTGACGACCTGAAGCTCTCTCTGATGTTTTGGAGATTTCCGCCGTCCTGGTTCGCGGGCATCATGGGATGCTTTGTCTACACAGTTGCCTCCCAGTGCCTCAGAGAAGAACCTGTTCCCTCCCTCTTTTCGGCCCAGTATTTGCCAGATGTTATATTTGGCGTTGCATCAGTCGTCTTCGGAATTATGTGTGCTTACGCGTTATCCCTTTTGCGCCCATTCGATGATTCAGCGTATTTCCAGGCTGCACCAAACGCGGTATCAATTTGTCAAGGCGCAGACAGTAGTACTCCAGGCCCAGATGTAGATCGACTTCGCAAGTGGCTGGAAGATGGTGAAGGGCCGATTGGGCTGCCGTCTGATGACTTGTTCGAATCAGCGCATTATGCACGGCGGATTGCGGATTTCGTTGTAAGTGAAGACTCCAAGACCCTTGGAATCTATGGGCCGCGCGGAAGAGGAAAGACAAGCATAATCAACTTGACTGAGCATTTCCTGAAGGAAAGAGAACGCAGCAGTACTACCGCAGACAATCACTGGCCGAAAGTGAAGTTGGTGAGATTGGGAATGTGGGGATCCCGCGCCGAATCCAACGCGCACTATATCATATCTAGTGTAATCCGCGAATTGCAGAAGGTTACAGATTGTCTGTGCCTCAATGGGCTTACCCTTCAGTACTCACGCGCCCTGTCAGCAGTTCCGTCGGGCTGGGGAAAAGTAGTGAGTACTTTCATGCTTGGTGATTTCAGTGCGCAAGAAGCTCTTGGCAAGCTTGAATATGTTCTGTCCGCTATTCAACTAAAGTTGGTTATTGTTGTCGATGATTTTGACCGAGGTGATCTAACTCCAGAGTCTCGTGTCCAGCTTGAGGCGCTCTTGGATCGGCTCAAGCCACTCAAATACGTCTCGTTCATTCTCGTAGCTGGTCACAATCCCGGAACCGATGTTCTTACACGGCTTTGTGACCATGTAGAGATTGTCCCACGTCTAAAGGCGGCGGACGTCATAAGTAATGTCAGGAGCCTTCGTAGACTTCTGAGGGAGTTCGACGACATTGATGCACTGTCGTCTGAAAAGAGGGACGAGCGCTTTGGGCGTGAGGGCATTGATCGGTTTCGCTATTTGTGGTGTGGTGGAGCACTTGACGCTATAAGCGCCATTGCCCAACTTGTGGATACGCCACGGGCGATGAAGGCGGTATTCATGCAGACATACCGCGCCTGGAAGAAGCTACACGGAGAACTGGATTTCGACGATTTGCTGATTTGCAAGGTTCTAAAGGTGACTTGCCCGGAAATCTACTCCTTCCTGCTAAGTAATGTGGACGCTCTTCGACTCGATGGGGGAAGGGTGACTTCCGACAATCAATCAAATTGGGAAGGGCGTCTTGTTGAATCATGGGAGAAGTTGGTTGCGGAGCACCATTTAAACGATAGCAGCGTTAAGATTTTGTGCAGATTCTTGTTTCCCAGTTTTGCACGAGACGTAAATCCGAACGCTTACCCCATTGCAGGACCTCAGGGGGTAGATCGATATTCAGTAACCGATTACTGGTTCAGATTGCATAGTGAATGGGTGGGTCCAAGTGAGACACGAGACCAAGGTGTACTTAGGGTTCTGCGGGATTGGAGGCAACATTGTAGCAGCGAGAAGGAAGACTCGAATACTGCCTTATGGGATGGCAAGCCATTGCCCGAAGCAGTCCTTTGTACACCTATTCTTGCCTCAAAGCTCCGGCAATTTGGCGAGATTCTCTCTGAAGTCGAGATTGTGGCCTTGGCCAAAGGCATCTTTGCTGGCATCCTCAAGAAGAGTGATAGTGGTGTACAGCCCAACGACAATGACTACTTTGGGTTTATAGAGGTTCGCGATTTGTATGAAGCTCTGCCCGGCAAGAAGGATCTTCAGTATTGTAGGCGGTGGCTTCATAACGAAATTGTGACCGCGCTGAAGATCGACCTGCGTTTTGCCATCAGAATCCTTAAGGAATGGGGCAGTGTGCTGTTTTCCGAGAAGGACGCTCTGTATCAGATGATACGTGAAGTGGTTGAGAACATCTACGCAAACGAACCGTGTATGCTAGCCAAAGCTCTGAGTCCAAATCACATGGATTGTCTATCGAGACTCATTGAACTCCTCCCTGCCCAAAATAATACTGGGAATGCGAGTGCGCCCGATGGATGGAAGTGGCTGGGAGATGTCGTACTTTCTGCTGCAAAGTCTTCTCCTGAACGCGTGGTTCCAAGTCTAGTCGGATTGCTTTTCCCACCGGAGACCGATGTCCCCATGATGACAGATCAAGACCACCCTGTCTTCGGAAGCAACTTGAGGAAGGCTATGGAGATTGTGGCTAATGGCACAGATACGAGCTGTATGTCACCTGACATCGCTGATAAGATTCGGTCTTCTCAAAGTCAGGCACGGCGCTGGTTGGAGAATCCGCCGTTAAGCAAAGTGAGTGAGGGTGGCCATACATCTCAATCGTCGTAAATTGAAGACTCTCTTCTCAACTTCGGATTCCGCCGCAGCGTAGATACTGTGGAATGTCGACGATCTGGCCATCAACTCGCTCGGATCCATTCAGTGTTGTCTCTACCACCATTCATGTTTAGCGTTCCAAGCCATCATATGGAGTCCGACATCATCCTCCTAGATGTAATTCTGACTACATAGAGTGAATCACTAGGTCACTGAGCAAGTTGCAGTGTCTCCGACTGTCAACTTCCCGATCTCCCTTCTTGCCATTTCCCAAGCACCCGTCTGACAAACAAGTGGAATCTGTCGCGCACACGGCAGATACTTAGCTAACAACGGAAAGACCGCCCATGACCTCCAAACAACGAGTCAAATCTGCAATTCGGCGCGAGCCGGTGGATCGCGTGCCGATCTTCATGTGGTTTCATCCGGAGACGGCGCGGCGGTTGGCGCGTTTGCTGGAGATTCCGGTGGGGCGTGTCGGCGATGCGATGGGCAACGACATCCGGCAGGCGTGGGTGAACAACAACCATGCGATGGAAGGGATTGTCCATGAGCGCGACGGCGAAGGCCACCTCGATTGGTGGGGTGTCCGTTGGGAGAAGCAGGGCGCGTTTAACCAGATCGTCGGATTTCCGCTGGCCAACGAGAGTCCCGAGCAACAGCTTGCGTATGCGTTTCCCTACGATCGCATGGACGATTTGCTGGCGTTGATGGAGCCGGTAATGGAACACGCGGACACGCAGTTCGTGGGCGTCGACGTGTCGCCGTGTGTGTTCGAGATGTATTGGCGCCTGCGCGGCATGGAGGAGACGATCCTCGATCTCGTCGCCGACGAGGACACGGCGTACGCCATGTTGGGCCGGTGCGCGGATTTCGCGGTGCGCGTGTCGGAGGAATCGCTCGCGCGGTTTGCGTTGGATTGGCTGTGGACCGGCGACGATGTGGCGGGGCAGCAGGGCATGATTATGAGCCCGGACGTGTGGCGCAGGCTGATCGCGCCGCATTTGAAGCGCGTCGTGGACGTGGGCACGCGCGCGGGATTGCCGGTGGCGTACCATTGCTGCGGCGCGTTGAGGTCCATCATTCCCGATCTCATCGAGATGGGCATCACGATACTGAATCCGATCCAGTGCAACTGCGCGGGCATGAACCCGGCGGACCTGAAGCGCGAGTTCGGCGCGCAACTCTCGTTCATGGGCGGCGTCGACACGCAAGGGTTGCTGCCCGTCGCGACGGCGGACGAGGTCTATCGCGCGACGGCGAAACTCATCGAAGACATGACCACGGACGGCGGCGGCTACATTCTCGCGGCGTCGCACACCGTGCCGCCGGAAACGCCCGACGAGAACATTTTCGCGATGTACGCGGCCGCGGGCCTCAGCCGCGACGAAATCTTCGACCGTGCCGCCACAATCCGGGCGGCTACCTAGGTCGGTTGCGCTGGAATTTCCCGAAGAATGCCCGCTTTTCCATCAGATGTTTGCTAGTGCTGCCGAAAGAACCTAGGCAGAAGGAATAGGGAGGCTGCGGCCTGATTTGCAGACCGTAAAGTCTTGGCACCCTGAATTCCTAGAAAAACTCTAATATGGGAAAATCAAGCAACTAAGACCTTCCATTACGTTTTTGTAACTTCACTCCAATCGAGGAACCTTTCGAGTTCAAATGTGTTATAAGTTGATTGAGAGCAATCTGTATAGTTGGTTGGAGTGCCGTGATGATCAGTGCAATGCCGCGCGTCGGATTTGTAGTTTTTGCCGCGATAGTACTTGCCCTTGCATCTGGTTGTCCTTGCATCTTGGGTTTGGGAGGCTGCACAGATTCTCCGCCGGGTGATGACACATACGTCCAGTGGGAGGCGGTTCCATTGGATGAGGTATTAAACCACAGTCTTTCTTCACCGGCCGTTTTCGCACAACCGGGAACCAAATCTTCAGGCAATGGATGGTTTAGACCGATAGACATCCCCGTGTTCTCCGGCCCATTCTGGATAGGGACGGTCAATCAAAACAGCGGCGATGTGCCAAGCAGTCATCTTGGCAGTTCCGCCCCCGGCGGCGCCATACACCTCTTAAAATTCCCATATGGACTCCCTGGCATCTACCGAATTACTTATTTCTTGGTGGATCCATCTGCGGTTCTGACTCCAGCGGTCACTGAAATTGAAGATGTGGCGATACGGGATGTCGAGCGCACGGAGGGCAGGTTTCGCGTCGATTGCAGAATTCAACAACACAACGCTGTGCTATTGGTCGACGTGGCGTGGGATGGACCTGAGCCGCCGCCCGCCTCGTCCTGTGAGATCGATGCAATCAGCGTGGAAATGCTCGAGTTGCATCCCTTCCTCGAGCCATACGGCGAATTGACCAGCAAAATGGCCACCTGGTCTCCCGAGCTTGAGAGCGTTGGAACACCGATCGTACTTCCGGATGATTTCGAGCATAGCCTGGGGACGTTGTTTGAAAAAGGCTATCTTTGGAAGGAGTCGGAGATTCTTGAAAAATTCTTGTACCTTGATAGCGAGTTTTCTCTAGACATCCTCCAAGCTTCGCTGGCGGAAGTATTCTCCCTGTCTTCAGGGACTCTTTCGTCCGAGCAAAGGGCCCTTGAGATTCTCGCTTATGTAACTCAGAAGATGTACCTGTCCGAACCGGAAACAAGAACCAAGGAACTCCGGCTGAATGAAGTGCCCTGGCACACAGGAAGCTTTTGGCTTTCTCAGGGTTGGGGTAATTGCTACTACCGGAGTCTTGCGTTTGTCTCACTCTGCCGGGCCGCCGGGTTGCCAGCGCGCGTGGTAGGTCTTCCGAATATGGATCACGTCATGGCAGAGACGTACTTCGATGGCGCGTGGCACCTGCTGGATCCCACCTACGGGTTCTTTTATTACACGCATGACACATACGATGGGGATGGCAAAATCTTAAGCCTGCGCGATCTGCGTGTCTCCGGTAATCCGTTGTCTCCCTTGTTCAAAGTGTCTGATGACATTTGGATCGGTGATTTTCGAGCGGGAGCTATCGTGTCCCCGGTTCCAGACTCGTGGAGTTCGCCCAACGCTTGGCCCGTCACGAACGGCTGGATGGATTACTACAGGACCGGACCGCTAATCACGTTTCCATGTTCGACGCCGTACTTCGCGGGTTTCAGCCGTGCGCGGCCCTTGCGATTCGATTTCGCGGACGGCGATTCGCTGCAAGTCGGTACGCCCGATGGCAATGTCTCGGACGCCCCCGAAGTGGGCAGCGCGGGTCCCTACAACGGTGTCAACGCCCTATTTTTTCAGCACGCGCCAAGCGGAAGGTATGCGGTTACGTACAAATTCCTGTTTGACGACGTGCCTCATATCCCTGCCGCTGTCGAAGTGTGGGGGATCGATGTCGTCAGTTCCACTCTCTACGGAGGGGGCACCTGGCAGTTGATTATCGATGTAAGCGATCCCAACGCAATACTCTTTGTCGATCAGATCCACGGCGACAACGACTTCCAGGACGCTGTATGGGCCGTTGACGCGATTCATGTGTCGCGACTGTAACAACGGATAATCCAGC
Encoded here:
- a CDS encoding M20/M25/M40 family metallo-hydrolase, with product MASTEHEDRYRVFTIPPEEARRIDEAEYFARKPRFTSLFVLVFLVGVGAASLIALRPPAPLASDAPATEFSALRAIQHNYVIATEPHPSGSPANDRVQAYIVDTLRSFGVDAQVVTTYFAEGQSAGRSNFILARIPGTGNTKAFGLMAHYDSTPYGPGAADDCSGVISLLEIAHVLKASPPLKNDIVFVFTDGEEVGLRGAKAFANHPWFNEVALMTNLESRGTQGNSLVFDTSEQNGWLVAELMRGMRYLCASSFMYDVYKMLPFSSDFDALRRHGMKGCDIAFIDNFAWYHTANDRPEHLNLATLQQHGSCGLDLARHFGSIPLDGTITAPDATYFNVFGYWLARYPLSWGEPLAFAVAAFVGLVLLIGLVTRKISVTGTIAGAVMLPITAAIAAAACVGILAYVWGPDIATRLYTENFTRIPDLTPLYHNALYTTSYVAASIAVASLIYGALSRWVSSLSLLAGAYVWWIALLFVLNLYLPGGSYAALWPLAISAAGTFACFLFSKRGQLRPGWIVFLSFFAAPAVLLFTPMYRSFAATVMIAGAPGFAAFVVLVLGLMIPQLDLMGRVNRWWLPALSTAVAIGLVTAGVMNSSFTRDRPKLDSVSYGIDYDANKAYWLSPDREPDEWTAQFFPPGTQRAQYSEFASSNEPVLKAPAPIAPEYPGPQVTIASDVTTNAVRELTLHIASPAKAASMAVRVQSDANVLGASLFSKTLATEERGLHVDINVFPPEGVDLALRLAAGGPVTVNARETFYGLPSIPGIKPRPDYIIASPNTVDHGGRALDSNRIFVTRTVHF